In a single window of the Paramisgurnus dabryanus chromosome 23, PD_genome_1.1, whole genome shotgun sequence genome:
- the LOC135768166 gene encoding sperm axonemal maintenance protein CFAP97D1: protein MHKSYQPLKPVTNKYLQKKWDQTHYEDHRSKVRSAKPVVNTRGVQTPAHIQLKLKKHQVEEERRAVIERDNQLLANRLTAITQSKGLVDHWNHYTLNSLNGERRRAEILQVTHENQAIYQRITERKSEYRKELWEENWEKVEQRRDDIARYSRGVTNKQKPNKCVKFSSGSSGGSQSSSASVDDDDDEDYKH from the exons ATGCACAAATCCTACCAGCCATTAAAACCTGTAACTAACAAATACCTGCAGAAGAAATGGGATCAGACGCATTATGAGGATCATCGGAGTaag GTGCGATCAGCCAAACCTGTGGTGAACACCAGAGGAGTCCAAACACCAGCTCATATTCAACTCAAACTGAAGAAACATCAG GTTGAAGAAGAGAGACGGGCGGTGATAGAGAGAGATAATCAACTGTTGGCTAACAGATTAACAGCTATCACACAATCTAAAGGACTCGTGGATCACTGGAATCATTACACACTAAACAG TCTGAACGGTGAGAGACGGAGGGCGGAGATACTGCAGGTGACGCATGAAAACCAGGCCATCTATCAGCGAATCACAGAGCGTAAATCTGAATACAGAAAGGAACTCTGGGAAGAGAACTGGGAAAAAGTCGAGCAAAGGAGAGACGACATCGCCCGATATTCACGAGGAGTGACTAATAAACAG AAACCTAAcaagtgtgtaaagttttcaTCAGGATCATCAGGAGGGAGTCAGAGTTCATCTGCTAGtgtagatgatgatgatgatgaagattacaAACACTGA
- the LOC135768164 gene encoding neuronal acetylcholine receptor subunit alpha-7: protein MMVIMGSRFWTLSLLSTALFIHVSLQGEHQRRLYKDLMRNYNPLERPVYNDSHSLTVHFSFSLMQIMDVDEKNQVLTTNIWLQLYWIDHYLRWNTSDYPGVTTVRFPDSLIWKPDILLYNSADERFDATFHTNVLVNSSGHCQYLPPGIFKSTCYIDVRWFPFDVQRCDLKFGSWTYGGWSLDLQMMDADITGYIANGEWDLVEVPVRRNERFYDCCKEPYPDVTFTLVMRRRTLYYGLNLLIPCVLISTLALLVFLLPADSGEKISLGITVLLSLTVFMLLVAEIMPATSDSVPLIAQYFATTMVIVGLSVIATVLVLQYHYHDPDGGQMPRWTRVILLNWCAWFLRMKRPGEERIRLACHDKPSRRGSGSSVELSVCQGALQSTSGNLLYFGFRGMDGVHYASSHDSGVLCGRLVGSSEDVLLPGATMPSLGGGSRVVTSGASETELAKILEEVRYIAGRFRSQDENESLCNEWKFAAAVIDRLCLMAFSIFTILCTIGILMSAPNFVEAISKDFFN, encoded by the exons ATGATGGTCATCATGGGTTCTCGGTTCTGGACTTTATCTTTGCTCTCCACTGCTCTCTTCATCCACG tTTCTCTACAGGGAGAACATCAGAGGAGACTTTATAAAGATCTGATGAGAAACTACAATCCTCTAGAGCGACCGGTTTACAACGACTCGCACTCGCTCACTGTTCACTTCAGCTTCAGTTTAATGCAGATCATGGATGTG gaTGAGAAGAATCAGGTGCTGACAACAAACATCTGGCTTCAACTG TATTGGATTGATCATTATCTTCGGTGGAACACGAGCGATTACCCTGGTGTTACCACGGTAAGATTCCCGGACTCTCTCATCTGGAAACCAGACATCCTGCTTTACAACAG CGCTGATGAGAGATTTGATGCCACTTTCCACACAAATGTGCTGGTGAACTCATCTGGACACTGTCAGTATCTGCCACCAG GTATCTTTAAGAGCACATGCTACATCGATGTACGCTGGTTTCCGTTTGATGTTCAGCGATGTGATCTGAAGTTTGGCTCGTGGACGTACGGTGGATGGTCTCTGGATCTCCAGATGATGGACGCAGATATAACTGGATATATTGCTAATGGAGAATGGGATCTGGTTG AGGTTCCAGTCAGAAGGAATGAGAGGTTTTATGACTGCTGTAAAGAGCCGTACCCTGATGTGACTTTTACACTGGTAATGAGGAGGAGGACGCTGTATTATGGTCTGAATCTTCTGATTCCTTGTGTTCTCATCTCAACTCTCGCTCTGCTGGTGTTTCTTCTGCCGGCGGACTCAGGAGAGAAGATCTCACTGG GAATCACAGTATTGCTGTCTCTTACTGTCTTCATGCTGTTGGTGGCAGAGATCATGCCGGCCACATCAGATTCTGTGCCACTGATTG cacAATATTTTGCGACCACTATGGTGATTGTTGGTCTGTCAGTTATTGCTACAGTTCTGGTGTTACAGTATCATTATCATGATCCAGATGGAGGACAGATGCCGAGATGG ACTCGTGTTATCCTTCTGAACTGGTGTGCTTGGTTTCTGAGGATGAAGCGTCCCGGTGAGGAACGAATCCGTCTTGCCTGTCACGACAAACCGTCTCGGCGTGGCAGCGGATCCAGCGTTGAGCTTTCGGTGTGCCAGGGGGCGCTACAGTCCACCAGTGGTAATCTGCTGTATTTTGGATTCAGAGGTATGGATGGCGTCCACTATGCTTCATCGCACGACTCGGGTGTGCTCTGTGGGCGTCTCGTGGGCTCCAGTGAGGATGTGTTGTTGCCAGGGGCGACGATGCCATCACTAGGGGGCGGGAGCAGAGTCGTTACGAGTGGGGCTTCAGAAACAGAACTAGCAAAGATCTTGGAAGAAGTTCGATACATCGCCGGGAGATTCCGCAGTCAGGATGAAAATGAGAGTCTGTGTAACGAATGGAAGTTTGCGGCGGCAGTAATCGACAGATTGTGTCTGATGGCCTTCTCTATTTTTACAATCCTCTGTACCATCGGTATACTCATGTCAGCACCAAACTTTGTGGAAGCCATCTCCAAAGATTTCTTTAACTGA